In a single window of the Salvelinus namaycush isolate Seneca chromosome 18, SaNama_1.0, whole genome shotgun sequence genome:
- the ankrd34bb gene encoding ankyrin repeat domain 34Bb, with translation MEDAMVVRTDGNSLLKAVFLSRLRLTRLLLEGGAYINESNERGETPLMVACRTRHTDAQSVPKHKMVRYLLESGADPNIQDKTGKTALMHACLEQAGAEVLSLLLGSGADPSLDDHSGFSALVYAVNAGENEALRVLLDACKAKGKEVIIITTDKLPSGRQMTKQYLNVPPPPDLEERLHCTPGSAACCMSPSEIQLRTPPQGTSANASPQPGSPLLGLREHHHQGGGTNISGSAGSGSSQPGSPTRDPNLFRGPGPGVVKLFHPQRLHSEPWLQQNKASSLTEELLDITPEEELSFRVNSLVFSGSGRVGPGAHPIVARHQSIDPKDATGLLEQVVGSEGGGGGGGRGGLSRKMSYDSAAAYSHPNLLHRGDGGSYGGYPCGAHEPVLPVNKTSPDCCLPNLAVSSLRNVVRRRNIGIDHYSSDSQLPQFGSHTSHPESGDSSRGVVGGTEKRKLVSSRSSTLSGSRESLESAAQRRGPANLERRGSGALLLDHISHTRPGYLPPLNPHAPIPDIGVSPTSTCPSLSGSTKALNLNGGVAGLGSKPLVPCAPAMPRDLKSKQTLLRRHSMQTEQIKQLVNLQEIIHADRGD, from the exons ATGGAAGACGCGATGGTGGTGCGTACGGACGGGAACTCTCTGCTCAAGGCTGTGTTCCTGAGCCGACTGCGTCTGACACGCCTGCTGCTGGAGGGAGGGGCTTACATCAACGAGAGCAACGAGCGCGGCGAGACGCCCCTGATGGTGGCGTGCAGGACGCGCCACACGGACGCACAAAGCGTGCCCAAACACAAGATGGTTCG GTACCTGCTGGAGAGCGGAGCTGACCCAAATATCCAGGACAAGACCGGTAAGACGGCCCTGATGCATGCCTGTTTGGAACAGGCGGGGGCAGAGGTCCTCTCTCTACTACTGGGGAGTGGAGCTGACCCCAGCCTGGACGACCACTCTGGCTTCTCAGCACTGGTCTATGCTGTCAACGCAGGGGAGAACGAGGCCCTGAGAGTCCTACTGGATGCCTGCAAGGCCAAGGGCAAGGAG gtcatcatcatcaccacggACAAGCTGCCGTCAGGACGCCAGATGACCAAGCAGTACCTGAACGTACCCCCGCCTCCCGACCTGGAGGAGCGCCTGCACTGCACCCCTGGCTCCGCTGCCTGCTGCATGTCCCCCTCAGAGATCCAGCTCCGCACCCCTCCACAGGGCACCTCAGCCAATGCCTCACCCCAGCCAGGGAGCCCCCTCCTGGGCCTCAGGGAGCACCACCACCAGGGTGGTGGAACAAACATCTCTGGTTCTGCTGGTTCTGGTTCTTCTCAGCCGGGCTCCCCGACCAGGGACCCTAACCTGTTTCGAGGCCCCGGTCCTGGGGTGGTGAAGCTGTTCCATCCCCAGCGGCTCCACTCTGAGCCCTGGCTGCAGCAGAACAAGGCCTCCAG cCTGACCGAGGAGCTGCTGGACATCACCCCAGAGGAAGAGCTCTCCTTCCGGGTCAACAGCCTGGTCTTCTCTGGGTCCGGAAGAGTGGGACCCGGGGCACATCCGATCGTCGCCCGCCACCAAAGTATCGACCCCAAGGATGCCACGGGGCTGCTGGAGCAG GTGGTTGGGAGTGAGGGAGGTGgcgggggaggaggaagaggaggcctgAGTAGGAAGATGTCTTACGACAGTGCTGCAGCTTATTCCCACCCAAACCTCCTGCACCGGGGGGACGGAGGAAGCTATGGAGGCTACCCCTGTGGCGcccatgagcctgtcctccccgtAAACAAAACCTCTCCAGACTGTTGCCTTCCCAACCTGGCTGTGTCCAGCCTGAGGAATGTGGTCCGCCGCCGCAACATTGGCATAGACCATTACAGCTCTGACTCCCAGCTTCCCCAGTTTGGCAGCCACACCAGCCACCCAGAGAGTGGAGACTCCTCCAGGGGTGTTGTAGGGGGAACTGAGAAGCGTAAACTGGTCAGTAGTAGATCCTCCACACTGTCGGGCTCCCGGGAGTCCCTGGAGAGTGCTGCCCAGAGAAGAGGCCCTGCAAACCTGGAGAGGAGAGGCTCGGGGGCCCTGCTCCTGGATCACATCTCCCACACCCGCCCGGGGTACCTGCCCCCTCTCAACCCCCACGCACCCATACCCGACATCGGGGTCAGTCCGACCTCAACCTGCCCCAGCCTGAGTGGAAGCACCAAGGCACTGAATCTGAATGGGGGTGTCGCAGGGCTGGGATCAAAGCCTCTTGTCCCCTGTGCTCCTGCCATGCCCAGAGATCTGAAGTCAAAGCAGACACTGCTGAGGAGACACTCCATGCAGACAGAGCAGATTAAACAGCTGGTCAACCTCCAGGAGATAATCCATGCAGACAGAGGAGATTAA
- the LOC120063449 gene encoding uncharacterized protein LOC120063449 → MVMSPFTETFLVFYLSPFTETFLVFYPSPFTETFLVFYLSPFTETFLVFYLSPFTETFLVFYLSPFTETFLVFYLSPFTETFLVFYLSPFTETFLVFYLSPFTETFLVFYLSPFTETFLVFYLSPFTETFLVFYLSPFTETFLVFYLSPFTETFLVFYLSPFTETFLVFYLSPFTETFLVFYPSPFTETFLVFYLSPFTETFLVFYLSPFTETFLVFYLSPFTETFLVFYLSPFTETFLVFYLSPFTETFLVFYLSPFTETFLVFYPSPFTETFLVFYLSPFTETFLVFYLSVSS, encoded by the coding sequence ATGGTGATGTCTCCTTTTACTGAGACGTTCCTTGTGTTCTACCTGTCTCCTTTTACTGAGACGTTCCTTGTGTTCTACCCGTCTCCTTTTACTGAGACGTTCCTTGTGTTCTACCTGTCTCCTTTTACTGAGACGTTCCTTGTGTTCTACCTGTCTCCTTTTACTGAGACGTTCCTTGTGTTCTACCTGTCTCCTTTTACTGAGACGTTCCTTGTGTTCTACCTGTCTCCTTTTACTGAGACGTTCCTTGTGTTCTACCTGTCTCCTTTTACTGAGACGTTCCTTGTGTTCTACCTGTCTCCTTTTACTGAGACGTTCCTTGTGTTCTACCTGTCTCCTTTTACTGAGACGTTCCTTGTGTTCTACCTGTCTCCTTTTACTGAGACGTTCCTTGTGTTCTACCTGTCTCCTTTTACTGAGACGTTCCTTGTGTTCTACCTGTCTCCTTTTACTGAGACGTTCCTTGTGTTCTACCTGTCTCCTTTTACTGAGACGTTCCTTGTGTTCTACCTGTCTCCTTTTACTGAGACGTTCCTTGTGTTCTACCCGTCTCCTTTTACTGAGACGTTCCTTGTGTTCTACCTGTCTCCTTTTACTGAGACGTTCCTTGTGTTCTACCTGTCTCCTTTTACTGAGACGTTCCTTGTGTTCTACCTGTCTCCTTTTACTGAGACGTTCCTTGTGTTCTACCTGTCTCCTTTTACTGAGACGTTCCTTGTGTTCTACCTGTCTCCTTTTACTGAGACGTTCCTTGTGTTCTACCTGTCTCCTTTTACTGAGACGTTCCTTGTGTTCTACCCGTCTCCTTTTACTGAGACGTTCCTTGTGTTCTACCTGTCTCCTTTTACTGAGACGTTCCTTGTGTTCTACCTGTCTGTATCCTCCTAA